A single region of the Solwaraspora sp. WMMD406 genome encodes:
- a CDS encoding FtsX-like permease family protein: protein MISLLLSMVAARRGQAIVVFVLSVFATAAAVTGPAYLAAADRAVVAAETSAATRAQRTVSLSVPESLPGQESAFQAVTNAVGDLPGFRTVYSVRSPILGIETAPTAESYLVFREDVCANLKMVEGRCLISPYEVVVGVDTARELGVVPGQGKTITVAKYDQMRRTFIPAGAPAEVTVVGVYAPLDPQALYWGRTPYFVPGTSNAYREPVFTGRFTVDGIDREGDFRSVEALAGDDALRPDRLAALDRQLDDISERITGENAGFVLLTDDVSPLLDRIVAAQSLTRQVVPVAAVPLVVLCLFVIFMAVAAGTAARRTELGLLALRGTPQRARWGLVAGEPAAAIALGAPVGYLLGSVFVGILAGLRLEEGRFAPVTSGTAVLAACAAFVGALLAGLLAQRRELASPVVDLLRRVPPRTRLWASLLVEAVMLALTVVAVAQLRIFDSELVGLSLLVPGLIGVTVALVAARLVAPLTGRLGAAALRRGRLAAALGLLHLARQPAGQRLFALLTVTVAVTGYAAVAFDVAEQSRSARAEVQVGAARVVTVLPVDAGTLLTAVRSVDPDGGYAMAVGRSGADASTGAYLPVLLADTAALAATARWRPEFGPAGAAEVADLLRTPADAPIAVDGTELVVELIVGAPRRIEAGTPLRDVRFTVHLRSPSGRLVAASVTASAGERGYPLAVDCADGCQLAGFSVRPERPGGGPATAPDEGPAPVDPDVTVTGLAVDGTRLLDPATLRDETRWRGQSDAPVEVDPSGLRVPTADVADPWIVPTDTPFPLPALITQVDDRPQGLQRTTTIRLDTGVPVESVTEEPVGVLPAVGTGGLLVDLEYAVRAVPENTLLDAAQVWLSPDAPADVAERLDAAGLTVTGEVTPEQVRQRLDRTAPALAIWFHLLAAALAVVLACAGIVLLAVVERRRRGEDLAALVVQGLPARTAARSLGWSAVPAVVLATVTGLGAALLAWWVTGDYLPVAVDGDVALAPVAWSRPVAVLLPVIGVMLLFGVVALALGRTVRVRD, encoded by the coding sequence ATGATCTCACTGCTGTTGTCGATGGTGGCCGCCCGGCGCGGTCAGGCGATCGTGGTCTTCGTACTCAGCGTCTTCGCCACGGCGGCCGCGGTGACCGGCCCGGCGTACCTGGCCGCCGCCGACCGGGCGGTGGTGGCCGCGGAGACGTCGGCGGCCACCCGGGCACAGCGGACCGTCAGTCTGTCGGTTCCCGAGTCGCTACCCGGCCAGGAGAGCGCCTTCCAGGCTGTCACGAACGCGGTCGGCGACCTGCCCGGCTTCCGGACCGTCTACTCGGTACGGTCACCGATCCTCGGGATAGAAACCGCCCCCACCGCCGAGTCGTACCTGGTCTTCCGCGAGGACGTGTGCGCCAACCTGAAGATGGTCGAGGGCCGGTGCCTGATCTCGCCGTACGAGGTTGTCGTCGGCGTCGACACGGCCCGCGAGTTGGGGGTGGTCCCCGGCCAGGGAAAGACCATCACCGTGGCCAAGTACGACCAGATGCGACGGACCTTCATCCCGGCGGGCGCGCCGGCCGAGGTCACCGTCGTCGGCGTCTACGCGCCGCTGGATCCGCAGGCGCTCTACTGGGGCCGTACGCCGTACTTCGTCCCGGGCACGTCGAACGCCTACCGGGAGCCGGTCTTCACCGGCCGGTTCACCGTGGACGGCATCGACCGGGAAGGCGATTTCCGCAGCGTGGAGGCGTTGGCCGGCGACGACGCCTTGCGCCCGGACCGGCTGGCGGCCCTCGACCGGCAACTCGACGACATCAGCGAGCGGATCACCGGAGAAAACGCCGGGTTCGTCCTGCTGACCGATGACGTGTCGCCGCTGCTGGACCGGATCGTCGCCGCCCAGTCACTGACCCGCCAGGTGGTGCCGGTCGCGGCCGTACCGCTGGTGGTCCTCTGCCTGTTCGTCATCTTCATGGCGGTCGCCGCCGGGACCGCCGCCCGCCGTACCGAGCTGGGCCTGCTCGCTCTGCGCGGCACCCCGCAGCGGGCCCGTTGGGGTCTGGTCGCCGGTGAACCGGCGGCCGCCATCGCCCTCGGCGCACCCGTCGGCTACCTGCTCGGATCGGTGTTCGTCGGGATCCTCGCCGGCCTGCGGTTGGAGGAGGGCCGGTTCGCGCCGGTCACCTCCGGTACGGCCGTGCTGGCCGCCTGCGCGGCGTTCGTCGGTGCCCTGCTCGCCGGGCTGCTCGCCCAACGCCGGGAACTCGCCAGCCCGGTCGTCGACCTGCTGCGGCGGGTGCCGCCCCGGACCCGACTCTGGGCGTCGTTGCTGGTCGAAGCGGTCATGCTCGCCCTGACCGTCGTCGCCGTCGCCCAGCTACGGATCTTCGACAGTGAACTGGTCGGCCTGTCGTTGCTGGTGCCGGGGCTGATCGGGGTGACCGTCGCGCTGGTCGCCGCCCGCCTGGTGGCCCCACTGACCGGGCGACTCGGTGCCGCCGCGCTGCGTCGGGGCCGGCTCGCCGCCGCGCTGGGGCTGCTGCACCTGGCCCGCCAGCCGGCCGGTCAACGCCTGTTCGCCCTGCTCACGGTCACCGTCGCGGTGACCGGTTACGCGGCCGTCGCGTTCGACGTGGCCGAGCAGTCGCGGTCGGCGCGGGCCGAGGTGCAGGTCGGCGCCGCCCGGGTGGTGACCGTGCTGCCGGTCGACGCCGGGACGCTGCTGACCGCCGTGCGCAGCGTCGACCCTGACGGCGGGTACGCGATGGCCGTCGGCCGCTCCGGCGCCGACGCCAGTACCGGTGCCTACCTGCCGGTGCTGCTGGCCGACACCGCCGCCCTGGCCGCCACCGCCCGCTGGCGGCCGGAGTTCGGCCCCGCCGGTGCGGCCGAGGTCGCCGACCTGCTGCGGACACCCGCCGACGCGCCGATCGCTGTCGACGGGACCGAACTGGTCGTGGAGTTGATCGTCGGCGCGCCCCGCCGGATCGAAGCCGGGACGCCGCTGCGGGACGTCCGGTTCACCGTGCATCTGCGGTCACCCTCGGGGCGTCTGGTCGCGGCGTCGGTGACCGCGAGCGCCGGCGAGCGCGGCTACCCGCTCGCCGTCGACTGCGCCGACGGCTGTCAGCTGGCCGGCTTCTCGGTCCGACCCGAACGGCCCGGCGGCGGTCCGGCGACGGCACCGGACGAAGGCCCCGCACCGGTCGACCCGGACGTGACGGTGACCGGGCTGGCCGTCGACGGCACCCGGCTGCTCGATCCGGCCACGTTGAGAGACGAGACCAGGTGGCGCGGACAGTCCGACGCCCCGGTCGAGGTCGACCCGTCCGGGCTGCGGGTACCGACCGCGGACGTCGCCGACCCGTGGATCGTGCCGACCGACACCCCGTTCCCGCTGCCGGCCCTGATCACCCAGGTCGACGACCGGCCACAAGGGCTCCAGCGCACGACCACCATCCGGCTGGACACCGGTGTACCGGTGGAATCGGTGACCGAGGAGCCGGTCGGGGTGCTACCGGCCGTGGGCACCGGGGGGCTGCTGGTCGACCTGGAGTACGCGGTACGGGCCGTACCGGAGAACACCCTGCTCGACGCGGCGCAGGTGTGGCTGAGCCCGGACGCCCCGGCCGACGTCGCCGAGCGGCTCGACGCCGCCGGGCTCACCGTGACCGGCGAGGTCACCCCCGAACAGGTGCGCCAGCGGCTCGACCGGACGGCACCGGCCCTGGCGATCTGGTTCCACCTGCTCGCCGCCGCGCTCGCGGTGGTGTTGGCCTGCGCAGGGATCGTGCTACTGGCCGTGGTCGAACGGCGTCGTCGTGGTGAGGACCTGGCGGCGCTGGTCGTCCAGGGACTGCCGGCGCGGACCGCGGCCCGTTCGCTGGGCTGGAGCGCGGTGCCGGCGGTGGTGCTGGCGACCGTCACCGGCCTCGGTGCCGCGCTCCTGGCCTGGTGGGTGACAGGCGACTATCTGCCGGTCGCCGTCGACGGCGACGTCGCGCTGGCCCCGGTGGCCTGGTCCCGGCCGGTTGCCGTGCTGCTTCCGGTGATCGGCGTCATGCTGCTGTTCGGGGTGGTGGCGCTGGCGTTGGGACGTACGGTTCGCGTGCGAGACTAG